In Mytilus edulis chromosome 7, xbMytEdul2.2, whole genome shotgun sequence, a single genomic region encodes these proteins:
- the LOC139483400 gene encoding uncharacterized protein codes for MASSFDHCGVCTSRHVSELSVVWCQDCDEGLCQDCTEHHSLSKSSRNHKTVPIDTYHKLPSFIANINLNCDEHDEKYLLFCKKHNAMLCRKCVISENHAECKEICPVEDVIQNAKTSVAFTEIESSFQEMNENLKLILEEKQQNVSSLSDWKQKLESEISAIRRQINQHLDNIQDHFIAELNKAVEKSTQQIQTFIASLKKTQREIDDCIEDVESIKNHATDMQTSIATKLLETKLNKTENDMQSWINDGSLAKTVISYELNTVLNRINEEITTFGKPVVDVQSCQLSLQRRKEGQAQLMKVNVECKYSVEQIKLELKARINTSTTDVSGCCISPGGKLVVANFKPSYLILLSSDGKIEKKIENIIPGIHAVTCIDNETVAVTSIIRNNIELVSLKSGKVFRSIPTHFYSIDLAYIDGKLIVCPTKGQLQEISLDDTNAISIGSTMISTTFFAAFGNSLYCTESYTNAIVCQKRNGDKLWTFTDNAALKGPKCITIDEHGNIFVIGGESRNVIAIASDGIKHKILLSESELCGSPWAIDYISEFKTLLVANEKDG; via the coding sequence ATGGCTTCCTCTTTTGATCATTGTGGTGTTTGTACTTCAAGACATGTCTCTGAGCTCTCAGTGGTTTGGTGCCAAGACTGCGATGAAGGACTTTGTCAAGACTGTACAGAACATCATAGCTTGTCAAAGTCATCGCGAAACCACAAGACTGTTCCTATTGACACATATCATAAGTTGCCATCTTTTATTGCAAACATTAATCTGAACTGCGATGAACACGACGAGAAGTATCTATTGTTTTGCAAGAAGCACAATGCCATGTTGTGTAGAAAATGCGTCATTTCTGAAAATCACGCAGAATGTAAAGAAATATGCCCTGTCGAAGATGTCATTCAGAATGCTAAAACATCAGTAGCCTTTACAGAAATCGAGTCCTCATTCcaagaaatgaacgaaaatctCAAACTTATCCTCGAGGAAAAACAACAGAATGTGTCTTCACTATCAGATTGGAAACAAAAACTAGAGTCCGAGATATCAGCGATTAGACGCCAGATAAATCAACATCTTGATAACATACAAGACCATTTTATTGCTGAATTAAACAAAGCTGTGGAAAAATCGACCCAACAAATACAAACTTTCATTGCATCTCTGAAGAAAACCCAAAGAGAAATAGATGACTGTATAGAAGATGTAGAAAgcataaaaaatcatgcaaccGATATGCAAACATCTATAGCAACAAAGCTTTTAGAAACTAAACtgaataaaacagaaaatgacATGCAGTCTTGGATTAATGATGGTAGTTTGGCTAAAACCGTAATTTCTTACGAGTTAAATACTGTATTAAATAGGATTAATGAAGAAATAACTACGTTCGGAAAACCTGTTGTAGATGTACAATCGTGTCAGCTGTCGTTACAAAGGAGGAAAGAGGGCCAGGCTCAGCTGATGAAAGTAAATGTGGAATGTAAATATTCTGTTGAACAGATAAAACTGGAATTAAAAGCAAGAATAAATACTTCAACTACTGATGTGTCAGGTTGTTGTATTTCACCTGGTGGCAAACTTGTGGTGGCAAACTTTAAGCCTTCGTATTTGATATTGCTTTCATCTGatggaaaaatagaaaaaaaaatagaaaacatcatTCCAGGTATTCATGCTGTTACATGCATCGACAATGAAACTGTTGCGGTAACATCAATTATTAGGAATAATATAGAACTAGTTAGTCTTAAATCAGGGAAAGTATTCAGAAGCATTCCTACTCATTTCTATTCGATTGACTTAGCTTATATTGACGGTAAACTTATAGTGTGTCCCACAAAAGGACAATTGCAGGAAATCAGCTTAGATGATACGAATGCAATTTCCATTGGCAGTACTATGATCTCAACGACTTTCTTCGCTGCCTTCGGCAATTCATTATACTGTACAGAAAGTTATACAAATGCGATCGTCTGTCAGAAGAGAAACGGGGATAAACTATGGACGTTTACAGATAATGCTGCTCTAAAAGGTCCCAAATGTATAACAATAGATGAACACGGAAACATTTTTGTCATCGGGGGCGAATCAAGAAACGTTATTGCAATAGCATCTGATGGTATAAAGCACAAAATACTCCTGTCAGAATCAGAACTGTGTGGTTCTCCATGGGCAATTGACTATATCAGCGAATTTAAGACTTTGCTTGTAGCAAACGAAAAAGATGGTTAA
- the LOC139483401 gene encoding uncharacterized protein codes for MRLIVEDRQKNISSLSDSKNKLKSEISAIRHKINQHLDQIQDHFIVELNKAVESSTQQLQSSIASLKKTQNEIDECIDDVETIKKYATNMQTFLGIKLLETKLNKTENDMQCWTEGSSLGLTVVSYKMNSLLQNISNEITTFGKPIIDVQPWELSLQKRKEGQAQLTVSLEPKTSVEHITLKLKTNFKTFCTDVSGCCILPCGKLVVSNFDPSYLKLFAPDGKYEKPIKNIMPYIYDVACVDNKTVAVVSNNEENIKLVNLKSGKAFRSIHTDSLSYGLTYIKGSFIISSDKGHLLEVGLEDTKTNIIGSNKVSTYVASFENNLYSIGQDKNTVVCQNRNRDLLWTFTDETVIKGIRGITVDEHGNLFVAGRESQNVIIISSDGTKHKILLTETDLCGSPWAIDYNSELKSLLVANEKDGQAFLYSVHYS; via the coding sequence ATGCGTCTAATTGTTGAGGACAGACAAAAGAATATATCGTCACTGTCAGATTCGAAAAATAAACTCAAATCCGAGATATCAGCGATTCGACATAAGATAAATCAACACCTTGATCAAATACAAGACCATTTCATTGTTGAACTTAACAAAGCTGTAGAAAGTTCAACCCAACAATTACAGAGCTCCATTGCATCTCTGAAGAAAACCCAAAATGAAATTGATGAGTGCATAGACGATGTAGAAACCATAAAGAAATATGCAACAAACATGCAAACATTTTTAGGTATCAAACTATTAGAAACCAAATTGAATAAAACAGAAAACGACATGCAGTGTTGGACTGAGGGTTCTAGTTTAGGTCTCACCGTAGTGTCTTACAAGATGAACTCTTTACTTCAAAATATCAGTAACGAAATAACTACGTTCGGTAAACCTATTATAGATGTCCAACCGTGGGAATTATcattacaaaaaagaaaagaggGACAAGCACAGTTGACGGTAAGTCTGGAACCTAAAACTTCAGTTGAGCATATAACGCTgaaattaaaaactaatttcaaaaCTTTCTGTACTGATGTATCAGGCTGTTGTATTTTACCTTGCGGCAAACTTGTGGTGTCAAACTTTGATCCTTCGTATCTGAAATTGTTTGCACCTGATGGAAAATATGAAAAGCCAATTAAAAACATAATGCCTTATATTTATGATGTTGCATGTGTCGACAATAAAACTGTTGCGGTAGTATCAAATAATGAGGAGAATATAAAACTTGTAAATCTAAAATCGGGAAAAGCATTCAGAAGCATACATACAGATTCACTTTCCTATGGTTTAACTTACATTAAAGGCAGTTTTATAATTTCTTCTGATAAAGGACATTTGCTGGAGGTCGGGCTAGAGGATACCAAGACAAATATAATTGGCAGTAATAAGGTATCAACATACGTAGCTTCATTTGAGAATAATCTTTATTCTATAGGGCAAGATAAAAATACAGTAGTATGTCAAAACAGAAACAGAGATTTACTATGGACTTTTACAGACGAAACGGTTATAAAAGGAATCAGAGGTATAACAGTAGATGAACATGGAAATCTTTTTGTCGCCGGAAGGGAATCacaaaatgttattataatatcATCTGATGGCACAAAGCACAAAATACTCTTGACAGAAACAGACTTATGTGGTTCTCCATGGGCAATTGACTACAATAGCGAATTGAAATCTTTGCTTGTAGCAAACGAAAAAGATGGTCAAGCATTTTTGTACAGTGTACACTACTCGTAA
- the LOC139483403 gene encoding uncharacterized protein: protein MKGNVALILEDRRMNMYSISASIERIEFEISVTRQQLNHHLDKLQDHLVAELTKAVENSTKHIQNFIMALIKKQRDIEEWIEDVESIKKHATDKQTFLGMTNLETKLNKTSNDLQSWIDGNHLSQTVVSFHLNTLLHNIINERTKFGKVVVNAMPSKLSLKRRMLDQAQMIKVNAKSTSSLEHMKLELKTKMNTNAFNVSGCCISANENSVVVKYDPSYLILIAADGKTENNIISIMQTIIDVTCVDNETVAVISYTKKNIYLVDIKSRKTIKSIHTIDPAVCSTYTEGTFIVCLENGQIKEFRLEENKTNNISSTVVSRSITELNNTLYSVKKDKNTSVCHKRNGDILWTFTDEEILQKPRGITVDEHGNAIDAGVESNNVIAISSDGTKHKILLSKTDLCGSPWAVSFNNKFEYLLVSNDKDSHAFLYSVNYS, encoded by the coding sequence ATGAAGGGGAACGTTGCTCTTATTCTGGAAGACAGACGAATGAATATGTATTCAATATCAGCTTCAATAGAGAGAATCGAATTCGAGATTTCTGTGACTCGACAGCAGTTAAATCACCATCTTGATAAACTACAAGACCATCTTGTTGCTGAACTGACCAAAGCTGTGGAAAATTCAACTAAACATATACAAAACTTCATTATGGCCTTGATTAAAAAGCAAAGGGATATCGAGGAATGGATAGAAGATGTAGAAAGCATCAAGAAACATGCAACAGATAAGCAAACATTTTTAGGGATGACAAATTTAGAAaccaaactaaataaaacaaGTAACGACTTGCAGTCTTGGATTGACGGTAACCATTTGTCTCAAACCGTAGTTTCTTTCCACTTGAACACTTTATTGCATAATATAATCAACGAAAGAACTAAGTTCGGAAAAGTTGTCGTGAATGCCATGCCtagtaaattatcattaaaaagaCGGATGCTTGATCAGGCTCAAATGATAAAAGTGAATGCAAAATCTACAAGTTCTTTGGAGCATATGAAActggaattaaaaacaaaaatgaacacaaatgctTTCAATGTGTCAGGCTGTTGTATTTCGGCAAATGAAAACTCGGTAGTGGTAAAATATGACCCTTCCTATTTGATATTGATTGCAGCTGATGGAAAAACAGAGAATAACATTATCAGCATCATGCAAACAATTATTGATGTAACATGTGTTGACAATGAAACTGTTGCCGTTATATCTTATACAAAGAAGAATATTTATCTAGTTGATATTAAATCTagaaaaacaatcaaaagtatCCATACGATTGACCCTGCTGTCTGCTCAACTTACACTGAAGGCACCTTTATAGTCTGCCTCGAGAACGGACAAATAAAAGAGTTCCGGTTAGAGGAAAACAAGACAAATAATATTAGCAGTACGGTGGTGTCAAGAAGTATTACCGAATTAAACAACACTCTTTATTCTGTAAAGAAAGATAAAAACACATCCGTTTGTCATAAAAGAAACGGGGACATACTGTGGACATTTACAGACGAAGAGATTCTACAGAAACCGAGAGGCATCACAGTAGATGAACATGGAAATGCTATCGACGCCGGGGTCGAATCAAACAACGTTATTGCTATATCCTCTGATGGCACAAAACACAAGATACTCCTGTCGAAAACAGATTTATGTGGTTCTCCTTGGGCAGTTTCCTTCAACAACAAATTTGAATATTTGCTTGTTTCTAACGACAAAGATAGTCACGCATTTCTATACAGCGTTAACTATTCATAA
- the LOC139483404 gene encoding uncharacterized protein gives MELVKFDELSYCSCVLFKLMASSFDHCGICSSRHVSRPSVVWCPHCDEGLCQDCIEHHSLSKATRNHKTVPFDEYHKLPSFTANINLHCDEHNEKYQLFCKEHNEVLCRKCAISAKHVECKEMFPVENVIQNAKTSVTFTEIESSFQEMKEILKRILEDRQKKISSLFGSKQKIELEISAIRRQINQHLDEIQHHFIVELNKAVEKSTHQIQTFIASLKNKQRETDECIEDVESIKNHATDMQTYIETRLLENKLNQIENDMQSWINGGSLPHIVVSYEIDSVFNNIKDEITKFGKPVVDVQSCKLPIRRRKDSQAQLMKVKTEPKTIDHITLTLKTKIKISASNVSGCCILPCGKLVISNYATSFLVLLTPDGTLEKKITNIMPKIFDVSCVGKETIAVASASDKNISIVSLESGKTIKRIQTIFPCLGLTYTNGSLIVSPNNGQLQEISLVDNKTNAIGSSISSNYIASLGNKLFFGKSEETDTIICQNRNGEMLWTFTNKTALRKHRCIAVDEFGNVFVAGNKSNSVVAISSDGKEHKILLSKTDLVVKPWAIDYNIKLKSLLVANERNGQVLVYNVNYA, from the exons ATGGAGCTTGTTAAATTTGATGAACTGAGCTACTGTTCTTGTGTTTTATTTAAG CTGATGGCTTCCTCTTTTGATCATTGTGGTATTTGTAGTTCAAGACACGTTTCTAGGCCATCCGTGGTTTGGTGCCCACACTGTGATGAAGGACTATGCCAAGACTGTATAGAACACCATAGCTTGTCAAAGGCAACAAGAAACCACAAGACTGTTCCTTTTGATGAATACCATAAATTGCCATCATTTACCGCGAACATCAATCTGCACTGCGATGAACACAACGAGAAGTACCAATTGTTTTGCAAGGAGCACAATGaagttttatgtagaaaatgcgcTATTTCTGCGAAACATGTAGAATGTAAAGAAATGTTCCCCGTtgaaaatgtcattcaaaatgCTAAAACATCTGTAACCTTTACCGAAATCGAGTCCTCATTCCAAGAAATGAAAGAAATTCTGAAACGTATCCTTGAGGACAGACAAAAGAAGATATCTTCGCTGTTTGGTTCGAAACAAAAAATAGAGTTAGAGATATCAGCGATTCGACGCCAGATAAATCAACACCTTGATGAAATACAACACCATTTCATTGTTGAATTAAACAAAGCTGTGGAAAAATCGACCCATCAAATACAAACCTTCATTGCATCTCTGAAGAATAAACAAAGAGAAACAGACGAGTGTATAGAAGATGTAGAAAgcataaaaaatcatgcaaccGATATGCAAACATATATAGAAACAAGGcttttagaaaataaactgaatcaaatagaaaatgacatgcaGTCTTGGATAAATGGTGGTAGTTTGCCTCACATCGTAGTTTCGTACGAGATAGACTCTGTATTTAATAACATTAAAGACGAGATAACAAAGTTCGGAAAACCTGTTGTAGACGTGCAATCATGTAAACTGCCAATACGAAGGAGGAAAGATAGCCAGGCTCAGTTGATGAAAGTAAAGACGGAGCCTAAAACAATTGATCATATCACATTGaccttaaaaacaaaaataaaaatatcagcgTCAAATGTCTCAGGTTGCTGTATTTTGCCTTGCGGTAAACTTGTGATTTCAAACTATGCCACCTCGTTTTTGGTGTTATTAACACCTGATGgcacacttgaaaaaaaaataactaatataATGCCCAAAATTTTTGATGTTTCTTGTGTCGGTAAAGAAACTATTGCAGTAGCATCAGCTTCTGATAAAAACATTTCAATAGTTAGTCTTGAATCAGGGAAAACAATAAAAAGGATCCAAACAATCTTTCCCTGTCTAGGCTTGACTTACACAAATGGCAGTTTAATAGTTTCTCCAAATAATGGACAGTTGCAGGAAATCAGCTTAGTGGATAACAAGACAAATGCCATTGGTAGTTCTATTTCCTCAAATTATATCGCCTCTCTGGGAAATAAACTGTTCTTTGGAAAAAGCGAAGAAACAGATACCATCATCTGTCAAAATAGGAACGGTGAGATGCTGTGGACATTTACAAACAAAACGGCTTTACGAAAACACAGGTGTATCGCAGTAGATGAATTCGGAAATGTGTTCGTCGCTGGGAACAAATCAAATAGCGTCGTTGCAATATCTTCTGATGGCAAAGAACACAAAATACTACTATCAAAAACAGACCTGGTTGTAAAACCGTGGGCAATCGACTACAACATCAAATTGAAATCTTTGCTTGTGGCAAACGAACGAAATGGTCAAGTACTTGTATACAATGTTAACTATGCTTAA